The genomic stretch TCGGGAGGGGGGAAAACGAGCTCCTCGTTCAGGACGTAGACGGACACGTACCAGAACTGTAGCCCGTAAACGCAAGGGGGCCACCCCCGCTATTCCGGGTCGCCACCCGAGCTCGTTTCGGTACAGGGAGTGTCTTCGGCAGGTTCCGGCACCTCTGGATGCTCGTAGCTCAGGACCAACTCGTCGCCGTCCGCATCGACACGAGCCGTGCCACCTGCCCGCAGGGCTCCAAAAAGCAGTGCCTCGGCAAGCGGCCGCTTGAGCCGGCTCTCGATCAGGCGTGCCAGCGGCCGTGCCCCAAAGGCCGCGTCGTAGCCGTTGGTTGCCAGCCACTCGCGCGCACGGTCGCTCGGAGCCACCTTGACGCCCTTCGCATCGAGCTGCTCCTGCAGCAATCCGAGCTCTTTGTCCACGACACGCAAGATCACTTGCCTGGGCAGCCCATCAAACAAGACCCAGGCGTCCAAGCGGTTGCGGAACTCCGGCGAGAACGCGCGCTCGATCGCCTGCCGCGCCCTGCTGTTGTCGACCTCGCCCGGCTCGCGGCCAAAGCCAAGCGCGTTCTTGGCCATGTCTTGCGCTCCAGCGTTGGTCGTCAGAATCAGAATGACGTTGCGGAAGTCCGCCTTGCGCCCGTTGTTGTCGGTCAACGTGGCATGATCCATCACCTGAAGCAGGATGTTGAACAGATCGGGGTGGGCCTTTTCGATCTCGTCCAAGACGACGACGGAGTAGGGATGTTTGCGCACGGCATCGGTAAGCAACCCCCCTTGATCGAAGCCCACGTAGCCCGGCGGCGCGCCGATGAGACGCGAGACCGTGTGTCGCTCCGAGTACTCGCTCATGTCGTAGCGCAGCAGCTCGACCCCGAGCACCAGCGAAAGCTGCTTGGCGAGCTCGGTCTTGCCCACGCCGGTGGGACCAGAAAACAAGAACGAGCCGATGGGCTTGTCGGGGTCGCGCAGGCCCGAACGCGCCAGCTTGATGGACGAGGCGAGCTGCTCGATGGCCTTGTCCTGCCCGAAGATCACCGACCTGAGATCCCGGGCCAAGTTCTTCAGGCGCTCGCGATCCGACGTGGATACGCTCTTTTCGGGGATCCTCGCGATCTTGCTGACGATGGCCTCTATGTCGCTGACCGTGACCCGGCCGGTGCGCTCCGCTTCCGGACGCAGGCGATCCAGGGTGCCGGCCTCATCCAGGACGTCGATGGCCTTGTCCGGGAGAAAGCGATCGTTGATGTGCTTTGCCGCCAGTCTTGCCGCTGCCTCGATCGCGCCGTCGTCGTACTTGAGCTCGTGGTGCTCCTCGTAGCGGCTGCGCAGTCCCTTGAGGATACCGATCGTGTCTTCGATCGAGGGCTCCTTCACTTCGATCTTCTGGAAGCGGCGCGCCAGGGCGCGATCGCGCTCGATGTGCTTGTACTCTTCGTAAGTGGTCGAGCCCACGCAACGCAGCTTGCCCGAAGCCAGCGCAGGTTTGAGTATGTTGGAGGCATCCATCGAACCGCCTGAAGTCGCGCCGGCGCCTACGATGGTGTGGATTTCGTCGATGAACAGCACGGCGTTCTCGTGCTCCGTAAGTCGCCGGATCACGCCCTTGAGCCGTTCCTCGAACTGGCCGCGGAATTTGGTCCCGGCGAGCAGGGCACCCATATCGAGCGAGTAGATGCGCGCGCCCTGCAGCACTTCGGGCGTACGTCCTTCATGCACGGCCTGTGCGAGCCCCTCGGCGATCGCGGTCTTGCCCACACCCGATTCACCCACATACAGCGGATTGTTCTTGCGTCTGCGGCACAACACCTGCACCGTCCGCTCGAGCTCGTTTGTGCGTCCGATGAGCGGGTCGATCTGGCCGTCCTCGGCAAGCTGGATCAGGTCCATGGTGTAGGCGGCCAGCGGATCGCGCGCGGAGTCCCCCTCTTCCTCGCCGTCGTCGCCGGTGGTTGCCGGGCTGCCTTCGCTCTCAACCAGACCGTCGGGCCGGACGCCATGGGACACGTAGCGCTTCAAGTCGAACTTGCGCAGACCTTCCTTGCGTAGCAAGTAGACCGCTTGGGACTCCTCTTCGTTGAAGATCTGAACAAGCACGGCGACGCCGCTGATGACATCCCGCTCGGAGGTTACAACGTGCACGGCGGCGCGCTGCAGCAC from Pseudomonadota bacterium encodes the following:
- the clpA gene encoding ATP-dependent Clp protease ATP-binding subunit ClpA — translated: VTLEHLLVGLLDDEKVDDAIRACGGTPKRLRRELHAFLETSIPKLPEEIQDVQARQTLAVHRVLQRAAVHVVTSERDVISGVAVLVQIFNEEESQAVYLLRKEGLRKFDLKRYVSHGVRPDGLVESEGSPATTGDDGEEEGDSARDPLAAYTMDLIQLAEDGQIDPLIGRTNELERTVQVLCRRRKNNPLYVGESGVGKTAIAEGLAQAVHEGRTPEVLQGARIYSLDMGALLAGTKFRGQFEERLKGVIRRLTEHENAVLFIDEIHTIVGAGATSGGSMDASNILKPALASGKLRCVGSTTYEEYKHIERDRALARRFQKIEVKEPSIEDTIGILKGLRSRYEEHHELKYDDGAIEAAARLAAKHINDRFLPDKAIDVLDEAGTLDRLRPEAERTGRVTVSDIEAIVSKIARIPEKSVSTSDRERLKNLARDLRSVIFGQDKAIEQLASSIKLARSGLRDPDKPIGSFLFSGPTGVGKTELAKQLSLVLGVELLRYDMSEYSERHTVSRLIGAPPGYVGFDQGGLLTDAVRKHPYSVVVLDEIEKAHPDLFNILLQVMDHATLTDNNGRKADFRNVILILTTNAGAQDMAKNALGFGREPGEVDNSRARQAIERAFSPEFRNRLDAWVLFDGLPRQVILRVVDKELGLLQEQLDAKGVKVAPSDRAREWLATNGYDAAFGARPLARLIESRLKRPLAEALLFGALRAGGTARVDADGDELVLSYEHPEVPEPAEDTPCTETSSGGDPE